The Neomonachus schauinslandi chromosome 4, ASM220157v2, whole genome shotgun sequence genome includes a region encoding these proteins:
- the PNRC2 gene encoding proline-rich nuclear receptor coactivator 2, with protein sequence MGGGERYNIPAPQSRNVSKNQQQLNRQKTKDQNSQMKIVHKKKERGHTYTSSAAARQAMQNGGKNKNFSNNQNWNSSLSSPSLLFKSQTNQNYAGAKFSEPPSPSVLPKPPSHWVPVSFNPSDKEIMTFQLKTLLKVQV encoded by the coding sequence ATGGGTGGCGGAGAGAGGTATAACATTCCAGCCCCTCAATCAAGAAACGTTAGTAAGAACCAGCAACAGCTTAACAGACAGAAGACCAAGGATCAGAATTCCCAAATGAAGATTGttcataagaaaaaagaaagaggacataCTTATACCTCATCAGCAGCTGCACGGCAGGCCATGCAAAATGGGgggaagaacaaaaatttttcaaataatcaaaaCTGGAACTCTAGCTTATCAAGTCCTAGCTTACTTTTTAAGTCTCAAACTAATCAGAACTACGCTGGAGCCAAGTTTAGTGAGCCACCATCACCAAGTGTTCTTCCTAAACCACCAAGCCACTGGGTTCCAGTTTCCTTTAATCCTTCTGATAAGGAAATAATGACATTTCAACTTAAAACCTTACTTAAAGTACAggtataa